A part of Streptomyces sp. DSM 40750 genomic DNA contains:
- a CDS encoding MFS transporter — MSSSPQPVTPAQTTTGESGGGGSAMALFVIASCQLMVVLDITIVNIALPQIQRSLDFSTTSLAWVVNAYTLTFGGLLLLGGRAGDILGRRRVFIFGVLLFVVASLLGGLAQNAGQLLAARALQGVGGAIASPTSLALISTTFREGPERNRAFGVFAAVSAGGGAIGLLAGGILVEWLNWRWVLFVNVPIGLLIVLATPRWIKESERHPGHFDITGALTSTVGMVLLVYGFIRAAQEGWRDGLTLASFAGAVVVLVLFVLVERRSKQPITPLHMFRDRNRAGTYGIMLCLAAAIFGMFFFLTLFVQNVLDFSPLQAGLAFLPVSAVIAIGAGLASKFLPTYGPKPFMVVGAILAAAGLAWLTLTDVHSTYAGSVLGPMLVFSLGMGMEFVSLTLMALSDVATRETGAASGLLNATQQVGGSLGLSILVTVYGTASTNEAEKQVRDFLSRATPAERVRFERTGQLPPPWSDEVLTAGVSAAFVMAAIFTVVAALIAVLAIQVRPSDLERLKGGTESGVPPG; from the coding sequence ATGAGCAGCAGCCCGCAGCCGGTCACCCCAGCGCAGACCACCACCGGGGAATCAGGTGGTGGTGGGAGCGCGATGGCGCTGTTCGTGATCGCCTCGTGTCAGCTGATGGTGGTGCTGGACATCACCATCGTGAACATCGCCTTGCCGCAGATCCAGCGTTCCCTGGACTTCTCGACCACGAGCCTGGCCTGGGTGGTCAACGCGTACACGCTGACCTTCGGCGGTCTGCTGCTGTTGGGCGGCCGGGCCGGTGACATCCTCGGCCGGCGGCGGGTGTTCATCTTCGGGGTGCTGCTCTTCGTGGTGGCCTCGCTCCTCGGCGGTCTCGCCCAGAACGCCGGCCAACTCCTCGCCGCCCGCGCCCTTCAGGGTGTCGGTGGCGCCATCGCGTCCCCGACGTCCCTCGCGCTGATCAGTACGACGTTCCGTGAAGGGCCGGAGCGCAACCGGGCGTTCGGTGTCTTCGCGGCGGTCTCGGCGGGCGGCGGCGCGATCGGACTGCTCGCGGGCGGCATCCTCGTGGAGTGGCTGAACTGGCGGTGGGTGCTGTTCGTGAACGTGCCGATCGGGTTGCTGATCGTGCTGGCCACACCGCGCTGGATCAAGGAGTCCGAACGCCACCCGGGGCACTTCGACATCACCGGCGCGCTGACCTCCACCGTGGGCATGGTGCTCCTGGTGTACGGGTTCATCCGGGCCGCGCAGGAAGGATGGCGGGACGGGCTGACGCTGGCCTCGTTCGCCGGGGCCGTCGTCGTCCTCGTCCTGTTCGTCCTGGTCGAGCGGCGTTCGAAGCAGCCAATCACACCGCTTCACATGTTCCGCGACCGGAACCGGGCGGGCACCTACGGAATCATGCTGTGCCTCGCCGCCGCGATCTTCGGGATGTTCTTCTTCCTGACGCTCTTCGTGCAGAACGTGCTGGACTTCAGCCCGTTGCAGGCCGGACTCGCCTTCCTGCCGGTCAGCGCCGTCATCGCGATAGGGGCCGGGCTGGCTTCGAAGTTCCTGCCCACATACGGCCCGAAACCGTTCATGGTGGTGGGCGCGATCCTGGCCGCAGCGGGCCTCGCCTGGCTGACCCTGACCGACGTCCACTCCACCTACGCCGGCAGCGTCCTCGGCCCGATGCTCGTCTTCAGCCTCGGCATGGGCATGGAGTTCGTCTCGCTGACCCTGATGGCGCTCTCCGACGTCGCCACCCGGGAGACCGGCGCCGCCTCCGGCCTCCTCAACGCCACCCAGCAGGTCGGCGGTTCACTCGGCCTCTCCATCCTCGTCACGGTGTACGGCACGGCCAGCACCAACGAGGCGGAGAAGCAGGTCCGGGACTTCCTGTCCCGGGCGACCCCGGCCGAGCGCGTGCGGTTCGAACGGACCGGGCAGCTTCCGCCGCCCTGGTCCGACGAGGTGCTCACCGCCGGGGTCTCGGCCGCCTTCGTCATGGCCGCGATCTTCACGGTCGTCGCGGCGCTGATCGCCGTACTGGCCATCCAGGTCCGGCCCTCCGACCTGGAGCGGCTGAAGGGCGGGACGGAGTCCGGTGTGCCGCCCGGCTGA
- a CDS encoding thiamine pyrophosphate-dependent enzyme — MFSTIVGWGCALNMWTMRHGTLIGADTTVVQVDDDPSALGAHRPIHLGVTGDVELTARRTLAVGDSGGDTQSHWQGYRTADTEAAIAARVRWRDVPYEDESDRARIDPRTLSIALDDILLVERVIGVDSGNLMGHPSAYLSVPDHQGFCFTQAFQSVGLGLAITIGAALARPDRLPVAALGDGGALMSAVELDTVRRLGLPMVVVVHNDESYGAEVHHFGPDGHPLDTVVFPPTDIAALARGYGFEAVTVRTAADLEPVEDWLAGPRSAPLLIDAKVTRDHGSW, encoded by the coding sequence CGACACGGCACCCTGATCGGCGCCGACACGACCGTCGTCCAGGTGGACGACGACCCGTCCGCGCTCGGCGCCCACCGCCCGATTCACCTGGGCGTCACCGGAGACGTGGAGCTCACGGCACGCCGGACACTCGCGGTGGGCGACAGCGGTGGTGACACCCAGAGCCACTGGCAGGGCTACCGGACCGCCGACACCGAAGCCGCGATCGCCGCCCGCGTACGGTGGCGGGACGTGCCGTACGAGGACGAGAGCGACCGGGCGCGGATCGACCCGCGCACGCTGAGCATCGCGCTCGACGACATCCTGCTCGTCGAGCGGGTGATCGGCGTGGACTCGGGCAACCTCATGGGCCACCCCAGCGCGTACCTGTCCGTGCCGGACCATCAGGGCTTCTGCTTCACCCAGGCCTTCCAGTCGGTCGGCCTCGGCCTCGCCATCACCATCGGCGCGGCCCTCGCCCGGCCCGATCGACTGCCGGTGGCCGCCCTCGGCGACGGCGGAGCCCTGATGAGCGCCGTCGAACTCGACACCGTACGACGGCTCGGCCTGCCCATGGTGGTCGTCGTCCACAACGACGAGTCCTACGGGGCAGAGGTCCACCACTTCGGCCCGGACGGGCACCCCCTCGACACGGTCGTGTTCCCGCCGACCGACATCGCCGCTCTCGCCCGCGGCTACGGCTTCGAGGCGGTCACGGTACGCACCGCGGCGGACCTCGAGCCCGTCGAGGACTGGCTCGCCGGACCGCGCTCCGCGCCCCTGCTGATCGACGCGAAGGTGACTCGCGACCACGGATCCTGGTGA